A single genomic interval of Spinacia oleracea cultivar Varoflay chromosome 6, BTI_SOV_V1, whole genome shotgun sequence harbors:
- the LOC130462743 gene encoding cysteine-rich repeat secretory protein 38-like translates to MSNINITYFILLLSFTFLLQTSIRVSAVQPLYHFCSSTTGNFTSNTIYEKNLNSLLGNLQRDISPLGFSHAVSRIRPSWFFGISLCRGDVKSPKCNACVRHASIELRKICPYNKGAIIWYDDCLLKYLDQSFFGKIDTKNKFYLLNVANVSHDPNLFNQNVKGLLSKLALESANTKERFSFGSMKLDTFTNLYGSTQCTQDLSNKACKICLDEAIRELPNCCYGKRGGRIIGGSCNMRYELYPFVNS, encoded by the coding sequence ATGTCTAACATTAATATTACATACTTTATTTTGTTATTATCCTTTACTTTCCTTCTCCAAACTAGCATTAGAGTTTCAGCGGTACAACCACTCTATCACTTTTGTTCATCCACCACCGGAAATTTCACTTCCAATACCATCTATGAAAAGAACCTTAACTCACTCTTGGGTAATTTGCAGAGAGATATTTCTCCTCTAGGATTTTCGCACGCAGTATCTCGAATACGTCCGTCTTGGTTCTTTGGAATTTCTCTCTGCCGAGGAGATGTAAAATCCCCGAAGTGTAACGCATGTGTTCGACATGCTAGTATCGAACTTCGCAAGATTTGCCCTTATAACAAAGGGGCAATTATATGGTATGACGATTGCTTGTTGAAGTATTTAGACCAAAGTTTCTTTGGTAAAATTGATACCAAAAACAAATTTTATTTGTTGAATGTTGCTAACGTAAGTCATGATCCTAATTTATTTAACCAAAACGTTAAGGGGTTATTGAGTAAGTTAGCTCTCGAGAGTGCTAACACTAAGGAACGTTTCTCATTTGGAAGCATGAAGCTCGATACATTTACAAACTTATATGGATCAACTCAGTGTACCCAAGATTTGTCGAATAAAGCTTGCAAAATTTGTTTGGATGAAGCCATACGTGAGCTGCCAAATTGTTGTTATGGAAAAAGAGGAGGGAGGATAATAGGTGGGAGTTGTAACATGAGATATGAGTTATACCCTTTTGTCAATTCCTAG
- the LOC110787707 gene encoding cysteine-rich repeat secretory protein 38-like: MSNINITYFILLLSFTFLLQTSIRVSAVQPLYHFCSSTTGNFTSNTIYEKNLNTLLGNLERDISPLGFSHAVSRIRPSWFFGISLCRGDVKSPKCNACVRHASIELRKICPYNKGAIIWYDDCLLKYLDQSFFGKIDTKNKFYLLNVANVSHDPNLFNQNVKGLLSKLALESANTKERFSFGSMKLDTFTNLYGSTQCTQDLSNKACKICLDEAIRELPNCCYGKRGGRIIGGSCNMRYELYPFVNS, encoded by the coding sequence ATGTCTAACATTAATATTACATACTTTATTTTGTTATTATCCTTTACTTTCCTTCTCCAAACTAGCATTAGAGTTTCAGCGGTACAACCACTCTATCACTTTTGTTCATCCACCACCGGAAATTTCACTTCCAATACCATCTATGAAAAGAACCTTAACACACTCTTGGGTAATTTGGAGAGAGATATTTCTCCTCTAGGATTTTCGCACGCAGTATCTCGAATACGTCCGTCTTGGTTCTTTGGAATTTCTCTCTGCCGAGGAGATGTAAAATCCCCGAAGTGTAACGCATGTGTTCGACATGCTAGTATCGAACTTCGCAAGATTTGCCCTTATAACAAAGGGGCAATTATATGGTATGACGATTGCTTGTTGAAGTATTTAGACCAAAGTTTCTTTGGTAAAATTGATACCAAAAACAAATTTTATTTGTTGAATGTTGCTAACGTAAGTCATGATCCTAATTTATTTAACCAAAACGTTAAGGGGTTATTGAGTAAGTTAGCTCTCGAGAGTGCTAACACTAAGGAACGTTTCTCATTTGGAAGCATGAAGCTCGATACATTTACAAACTTATATGGATCAACTCAGTGTACCCAAGATTTGTCGAATAAAGCTTGCAAAATTTGTTTGGATGAAGCCATACGTGAGCTGCCAAATTGTTGTTATGGAAAAAGAGGAGGGAGGATAATAGGTGGGAGTTGTAACATGAGATATGAGTTATACCCTTTTGTCAATTCCTAG